The Myxococcales bacterium genomic sequence GCGGGCCCGCGACCCACGCGCGCGACGCGCGAAGCGCGCGCCCTGACGTCGGAGCGCGGGTGGGCGCGAGGTGCGGGCCGGTCAAGGCCTGTGCCGGATCCGCCGAGTCTGGCGAGACGTGACGGCGACGCGTAGACAGGCCTTGCACAGGCTTGGCCGAGCCTGGGTGGTGGCGGCCGCAGGGGGCGGGCTCGTACCCGGCGCCGCATTCGGCAGTGAGCCCCGTGCGCTCGACGTCATCTGCAACCGCGAGCTGCCTTTCGCGAAGCTCTCGCGCGAAGAGGTCGCCGCCATTTTCACGCGCGCCATTCGCGTATGGCGGGGCAAGGACGTGCTGCGGCCCTTCAATTTCAGGCCCGCTACACCCGAACGCCTGAGCTTCGACCAGGTGGTGCTGCAGATGGATCCCGACCGCAGCGCGCAGTTCTGGATCGACAAGTTGGTGCGGGGTGAAGGGGAGCCCCCCCGCAAGGTAGGGGATGCGCGGACCATGGTACGCGTGGTCGCGGCGTTGCCCGGGGCACTTGGATACCTGGCGCCCGAGCACGTCGACGCCACGGTGCGGGTGGTGGCGCGCATTCGTGAGGGACAGGTGCTGGGGCCATGACACGCAAAGGGTTGCCAACCTTCGGACTGGTGATGGCCCTGCTGCTGGGAGGGGGCGGTCCCGCGCGGGGCGAGCCCGAAGCGCCGCCGCTGACGACCGATGTGCTCTCTGCGCCTGTCCCGTCCCCGTCTTCGGCAGGCCAAGCCGAGGAGGATGACGAAGCCGCTCGGATCCTCCGAGAGGTCACCGCTGAAACCGCCACCGACGCAGAGCCGGGGCTCGTCGCCGAGAGCGAACCGCGGCTCCTGGTGTACGGCTTTCTCGATGCGGGCCTTCAACGATACGTGCCCCGCGACGAGGACACGCGGGCTTTGCTGGTGACGCCCGAGTCGACCTTCGTCTCGGGCAACACGAACGTGTACTTCGACGTCCGGCCGGTGCGCGGCTGGCGGGCGCTCGTGGAGACGCGCTTGACCTTGTTGCCCCATGGTGACTACCAGTACGCGGGGCTTGGCCCGGCGACCCGCACGAACACACGCATCCTCGATACGACCAGCCCCTCGGGCCGCAACGTGGTGCAGCTAGGGGGCGTGGTGGTCGAGCGCTCTCAGATCGAGTACAGCTTCAACGACGCCCTCAACGTGCGTGTGGGGTACTTTTTCACTCCGTGGGGTATCTGGAACGTGGACCACGGTACCCCCACGTTGATCTCGCTGATGATGCCGGCCTTTCTCGTTCAGGAGGCGATCCCCCAGCGGCAGACCGGGCTCGAGGTGTACGGCCGCTGGAATGGACCGCCCTGGCAAGTTTCGTACGCGGCTTACGCCTCGAACGGCCGTACGTCCACGCTCTTCGATCTCACGGACGATAAGGCGTTGGGGGGACGCGTGGTGGCGAGCCGCCTGGGGGCCGCGGCCTTTGCCGTGGGGCTTTCGGCTTACAGCGGGACCTCCGGCGACGAAACCAAGCGACTGGTCTTGAACGCCGCTGGCCACCCGACCTTCGAGGTCAGCAAGAGGTTTGCGTTCATCGAGCAGATGGCGGGACTCGACCTTTCCGTGGACCTGCGGGGCCTGCGCCTGCGGCTCGAGGGCGTGTACCGGCGCACACGCTACGACGAGGGGCTGCGCGAGGCCTCCGTCCTGGTGCCCGGGGCGTTCCTGCCGAACTTCGATTCATACTTCGGCTACCTCATTGCGGCGTATCGGTGTGGGCGGCACTTCGAGCCTTACGTTTACGCCGAGTACGGAGACGGGGGGCTCCGCAACAACGTCGTGGATTCCGGGTACACGGTCTCGGGGGGGCTCAACATCTATTTCACTCCGTATACCCAGCTGAAGACGCAATATGCGGAGGTTCGCTTCGATAACTTCTCCGGGTCCGATCATCGCCTGGGGTTCTTTACGTCGCGCCTGGTGCTTGCTTTTTAGGAGCGTGTCTCATGCAACGATTCTCATGGGCACTCGTGGTGTGGGGCCTCCTGACCGGATGCAACGATGAGCCCTGCGATCCGGGCCAGCTCTATCGAGATGGTCTGTGTTTTCCGGCCCCCGCGGACGCCGCGATGAAGGCCGACGGCCTGGCCGAGGAGGCGGGGACGACAGGGGCCTATGGACGCACGTGCGTCGATGACGTGTCCCACGCCGATTGTCAGGCGCCGGCGCCCGTGTGCCTCAAACCGCCGGGTCAGACGGCAGGTTTTTGTAGCGCGGTCGCCTGCGACGCGACTCCAGAGATTTGTCCGAGCGGCTGGCGCTGTGTGGACCTTGCGAGCTTCGTGCCCGGGGCCCCGTGGGCCTGTGTGCCCCTTTAGCACCGAGGCCCGCGCGGTCCCGGGGCCCGGGGGGGACCGCGGTCTCGAGTGACGCGTCGTTCTCGTGCGCTCCTGCCCGGACGGGGCCCCATTGGCCCCTTCGCGAATCTTGCTTTCGTTCTTGTTGACCTGACGCTGCCGCCGAGTAAAGTGCTGCCCCTGACGTCTTCGGTCCGGTACCTGCCAGCGTAGCTCAGTGGTAGAGCAACGGTTTCGTAAACCGTAGGTCGAGAGTTCAATCCTCTCCGCTGGCTCTCTATACCCCCCGGGTACCAGGGCGCGTGAGCCCGGTCTACGGCAGCCGCATCAGGAAGGAACCTCGTCGGTCCACACGCGAAAGCCCTCGAGGGTGTTCGGACCGAAGGTGTTGCTGATCGCCACGTCTGCGGCGTCTCGGCCTCGGGCGATGAGGACCCGGCCGATGCGCGGGGCGTTGTTCCTCGGGTCGAAGGTAAACCACTGTCCCTCGAGATACGCCTCGAACCACCCCGCGAAGTCCATGGGGGCGTAAGGGGGGGGCAGGCCAATGTCCCCAAGATACCCCGTGCAGTACCGCGCGGGGATGTTCATGCAACGGCACAACGCCACCGCCAGGTGGGCGAAGTCGCGGCACACGCCCTTGCGCTCTTGCCATACCTCCCAGGCGGTCTTGAAGGGGCTGGCATGCTCGTAGCCGAACGTGATGTGATCGTGAACGTAGTCACAGATGGCTTGAACCCGTGTCCACCCGGCGGGCACCGACGAGAACAGCTGCCAGGCCACCTCCGAGAGCCGATCGGTCTCGCAATACCGGCTTCCCAGAAGAAAGAGCAAGGTCTCTTCGGGCAACGCTTCGACCGCGTGTTGGCGCGCCTCCGGGACGTAGGCATCCGCAATCCCTGCGTCGTTGATCTGGGCGTCCGCGGTGATCCGCAAACGCCCCGGCGGCGCGACGATGCGGCTACACCAGTTTCCAAACGAATCGCGGTACCCGCGCACGGTGAGCGCGGGATCCGTCATCATGAGGTCAGGTGCCAGCAAGTCCGACACGCGCGAATGATGGACGTTCAACGTCAAGATCATCGGCGTGGGCTGAGGAAAGGAGTAAAGGAGCTCGTAGCCGATGCGAATACGCATGGAGCACCCTAGCACCAAGCCACCCCGGCAGGTCGGCGCAATCAGGCAGGTGCGACGAAAGGCAACCTCGGGGAAACCCGGGGGCTACACGCTTTCGTCGTCGCTTCGCTGGCCGTCAACGCGGAACGGCTGCGCGCAGGGCGGCCAGGAGTGCTTCATCGGCGCCCGAGATCGCCACCGTCTTTTTGCGGCCGGTCTGGCCCCTTTCGATGCACACACGGCCGCGGCTGACGCCGAGTTGGCGCGCAAGGAGTTCGATCAGGGCTTCGTTCGCGGCACCGTCGACGGGCGGCGCCGTCAGAGCCACCTTGAGGCGGTCAGCCACGAGCCCCACGATGCCGCTGCGGCTTGCCCGGGGTTGCACCTGGACGTCGATGCGCAGCACGCCTGCCCGCAAGGAGAGGGCTCGCGCGGCGACGTCCTCGGTGCTCACCGGTTAGCTCGCCACGATGTTGACGATCTTGCCGGGGACCACGATCACCTTGCGCACCGACAGACCTTCGAGGTGCTTTTGCACGTTGGGTTGGGCCAGGGCGGTTGATTCGGCGTCTTCCTTGGACATCGTTCGGGACACCTCCATGCTGGCGCGCATCTTGCCGTTGACCTGAATGGCCATGGTTACCACATCGTCGATGGTCAGAGCCTCTTCGTACCGGGGCCAGGACTGTTCGATGAGGAAGCCGCTTTCGCCGAGCGTGGCCCACGCTTCGTCGCCAAGGTGAGGCGCGAACGGGCCCACCAGTTTCACCAGGGTGAGCAGGTCTTCTCGGCTCGCGCCCTTGGCCGTGAGCGCGTTGACATATTCCATCATCGCGGCGACGGCCGTGTTGAACTGCATGCGTTCGAGATCGTTCGTCACGCGCTTGATGGTCTTGTGCCGCGTTCGCACGTGCAGATCCTCTGGCGGGGCGCTCGCGGCGTTCCACTCTTCCACGAGACGCCAGGTGCGGCGCAGGAACCTGTTGCACCCCTCGATGGCGCGGGGATCCCAGGGCTTCGGCAGCTCGAACTCGCCCATGAACATCTCATAGAGGCGCAAGACGTCGGCGCCGTACTCGTTGACGACGTCGTCGGGATTGACGCCGTTGAGCTTGCTCTTGGCCATCTTCTCGACCTGCACCTCGAGCGCCTCGCCCGTGGCCTTGGCCACAGCTCCCTCCGGGCGTAGCTCCACGTCGCCAAGCTCGAAATAGCGGCCGAGATTGTCCTTGTACGTGTAGGCCAACACGGTGCCCTGGTGGCGTAACTTCTTGAAGGGCTCCTTCGTGCTCACGTAGCCGAGATCGTAGAGCACCTTGTGCCAAAAGCGCGCGTAGAGCAGATGCAGCACCGCGTGCTCGGCGCCGCCAACGTAAAGGTCTACGTTCATCCACTGCTGCTCGGCCTGCTTCGACCAGGGCTCTACGTCGTTGTGGGCGTCGAGGTAGCGCAGATAGTACCAGCACGAGCCTGCCCACTGGGGCATGGTGTTCGTTTCCCGTTTGGCTGGACCGCCGCAGGCCGGGCAGGTGGTGTTCACCCAGGCTTCGATGGTGGCCAGGGGCGATTCGCCCGTTCCGGAGGGTTCGTACCGGTCGACCTCGGGCAAGGTGATGGGCAGCTGCGACTCGGGCACGGGCACGGGGCCTTTGCACGCCTCGCAGTGAACGAGCGGGATGGGTTCGCCCCAGTAGCGCTGGCGCGAAAACAGCCAGTCGCGCAGGCGGTAGTTCACCGTTTTTTTGCCGAGGCCCTTGGCCTCGAGCTCTGCCGTGATCTGGCGCTTGGCTTCGGCGGTGGGCAAACCATCCAGGCGGCCCGAGTTGACGGCCACACCTTCTTCCGTGAACGCGGCGTCTTCCGGGATCGCGCTGCCGTCCGCCGGGGCGACGACCTGTTTGATGGAGATGCCGAACGCCTTGGCGAACGCGTAGTCGCGCTCGTCGTGAGCGGGAACCGCCATGATGGCGCCCGTGCCGTAGCTGGCGAGCACGTAGTCGGCGATCCAGATCGGCGTGCGCGCGCCGTTGACGGGGTTGAGCGCATAGCCACCCGTGAAAACGCCCGTTTTGTCTTTGGCGAGGTCCGTGCGTTCCAGATCGCTCTTGTGGCGGGCGTTGGCCTGGTACGCTTCGACGGCCGCCCTTTGGGCAGGCGTGGTCAGGCTGGCCACCAAGCGGTGCTCGGGCGCCAGCACCATGTACGTGGCGCCATGGAGCGTATCGGGGCGCGTGGTGAAGACGCGCAGCTCGTCCTGGGCGGCAGGGCCTTCGGCCACCTTGAACACCACCTCTGCGCCTTCGGAGCGGCCGATCCAGTTGCGCTGCATCGCCAGCGTGGACTCGGGCCAGTCGACCTCGCTCAGGTCTTCGAGCAGGCGATCGGCGTACGCCGTGATCTTCAGGATCCATTGCCGCAGATCCTTGCGTTCCACCTGGCTTCCGCAGCGCTCACAACGGCCGCCGGTGACCTCTTCATTGGCGAGGCCCGTTTTGCAGGAGGGGCACCAGTTTATGGGGCGCGTGTCCTCGTAGGCCAGCCCCTGCTGAAAGAGCTGCAAGAAGATCCACTGGGTCCACTTGAAGTACTTCGGATCCGTGGTGTTGACCTCCCGGTCCCAGTCATAGGCGAAGCCCACGGACTCGATTTGCCGCTTGAAGTTGGCGATGGCCTGCGCGGTGGTGACCTGCGGGTGAATGCCGGTCTTGATCGCGTAGTTTTCGGCGGGCAGGCCGAACGCATCCCAGCCCATCGGGTGAAGCACGTTGTAGCCCTGCATCCGCTTCCAGCGGCTGAGGATGTCGGTGGCCGCGTAGCCCTCGCAGTGGCCCACGTGAAGCCCGGAGCCGGAGGGGTAAGGAAACATGTCCAGCGCGTAGAACTTGGGCCGGGCAGGGTCGAAGGTGGTCTTGTGCAGTGCGGCTTGTTTCCAGCGCGCTTGCCAGCGGGGCTCGACGGTACGGTGGTCGTAAGGCATGAGAAGCCCGGGATTTTACACGAGAGGGGCGGCCGGCGCGCCCCCGTTACGGTCGGGAGCCGGTCCCCCGCGCAGGCGGATCGGCTATAAAGGCGCCCCATGTCCTCGAAACCACGCATTCTCACTGGCGATACCCCCACGGGCAGGCTGCATCTCGGGCACTACGTCGGCAGCCTGGAGAACCGGGTGGCCCTGCAGGACGCGTACGACTGTTTTTTCATCGTGGCCAACAAACACGCCTTCACCACGCGGGCGGAGCGGCCTGCCGAGATCCGGGAATCGGTGATCGAGATCGTCACGGATTACCTGGCTGCAGGCATCGACCCCGAACGCAGCGCCGTGTTCGTGCAAAGCGAGGTGCCGGCCATCGACGAACTCACCTTCTTTTTCTCGATGCTGCTGCCCTTCAACAGGGTGATGCGCAACCCCACCTTGAAAGACGAGATCCGGGACAAGCAGCTCGGGGATGCCTACCCCTTCGGGTTCCCGCTTTACGCGGTCGGGCAGGTGGCCGACATCCTCGCGTTCCGCCCAGCGCTGGTGCCGGTGGGTGAAGATCAGCTGCCGCACCTCGAGATGACCCGCGAGGTGGCCCGGAAGTTCAACCAGGTCTACTGCGGGGTGGATTCACACACCGAGGACAAAGACCACGTATCGGCGGGGGGGCTGTTTCCCGTGGTGGAGCCGCGCCTCGGCCGCGTCAAGCGCCTGGTGGGCACGGGGGCTCCGGGGCCTGATGGCCGTTTGCAGAAGATGAGCAAGTCGCTGAACAATGCGATCTTCCTCTCCGACGATCCCGATGCGGTTCGCAAGAAGGTGATGGGGATGTACACGGACCCGAACCGCGTGCGCGCCACCGACCCCGGGAACGACAACCCCGAAGAGAACCCGCTGTGGGCTTTCCACGAAGCTTTCAACCCCGACGGCGCCTGGGTGGCGGAGCATCGGCAGATGTACCGCCAGGGTCAGGTGGGAGACGTGGTCATCAAAAAGCGCCTGGTGGAGGTGCTCAATGCGTTCCTTGCGCCCCTGCGCGAACGCCGGCATGCCTACGAGAAGGACCCGGGCGCCGTGCTGGAGGTGCTTCGGAAAGGCACCGAGCGCGCCAACGCGTTGGCGGAGGAAACCCTGGCTTTGGCAAAGAAGGCCATGCGGCAGGATTTCTTCCCCCGCAGCTTGCATGTGGGAGGCCGGTAAATCCCGCACAGCCCCGCTTGGGGGGCTCAGCTCTCGAAGTAGTCCAGATCCTTGCCGTAGGTCTCGTCGAGGGCCATCAGCGCCACGAAGGCCACCACGAGGGTCAGGGCCCCCACGGTGGCGGCCGCGCCGACCAGGCCCAGGGGCGCTTGCAGCTCCCGGAAGATCCAGGTGACCAGAGGTACGGATCCCCGTACGAAGTTCGGCGCGGTGGTGGTGACGGTGGCGCGGATGTTCGTGCCGAATTGCTCGCTGGCGATGGTCATGAACACGGCCCAGTAACCCGTGGCCACGCCCAAGAGGAAGCAGCAGGCGTAAAAGGCGGTGAGCGAGGTGGGGCCCACCGTGAAGTACACGGCGATGCTGGCACCCGTCATCAGGAGAAAGGTGGCGACGATCTTCTTGCGCGTTTTGAAGACCTGGCTGAGCACGCCGCTGCCGAGATCTCCCAGCACGAGGCCCGCGTAGGAAAACAAGATGGCCCGCCCCGCGCTTGGGCGTTCAGCCATGCCGAGGGCGCCCCCCAGCTCGGGGGCCAGCACGATGAGCAGGGCGATCACGTACCAAATGGGAATCCCGATGAGGATGACGCTCAGGTAGCGGCCGAGACGCCGCCCCGTGAGGAGCAGGCTCAGGCTGCCGCGCTTGGCATCGCTTTTCTTCGCGGCGGAGAACATGCCCGATTCGAGCACGCCCACGCGCAAGAGCAGCAACGCCAGGCCAAGGCCGCCGCCGACGAAATAGGCCACGCGCCAGCTCCACAGTTCGCCGACGAACGACGCCACGATCGCGCCCAGGATGCCCACGGACGCCACGATGGCCGTGCCGTAGCCCCGCGTTTCCTTGTGCATGAGCTCGGAGACCAAGGTGATGCCGGCGCCGAGCTCTCCCGCCAGCCCGAGCCCCGCAACGAAACGCGCGAGGGCGTACTGCTGGACGTCCGTCACGAAGCCATTGGCAATGTTCGCAAGGCTGTAACAGATGATCGACCCAAAGAGCACGGACAGTCGCCCCCGCTTGTCGCCGATGACCCCTGCCACGAGGCCTCCCACCAGCATGCCGTACATCTGCACGTCCAGCAGGTGAAGGCCCACCCGGGTGAGCTCGGCGCCCGACAACCCCAAGTCCTGAAGACTCTTGACGCGAATGATGCCGAAGAGCAGCAGGTCGTAGATGTCGACGAAATAACCCAGCGCCGCGACGAGCACGGCCATGGTGACCGCCCGTCGGCCGGAGCCGCCCGCTGAGTGAGTGCCCTCCATGGTGGCCGGCGATATTACCCGGGTCCGGCCCGAGCGAAAGGTTTGCTGCGGGACCCGGGAATAAGTTTCACGCCGGAAACCCGAAGTCGGGTATCTTGCGCGCCGCATGAGCATCATTCATTTCATCGGTGGCGAAAAAGGCGGCGTGGGAAAGTCCGTCGTGGCCCGCCTCGTGGCCCAGCGCTGCATCGACCGCAGCCTGCCCTTCGTGGCCTTCGACGCCGACATGTCCCACGGCGCGCTCCTCCGGCACTACGGCGCCTACGCGCGGGCCATCGACCTTGCCCGCTTCGAGGGCGCCGACGAGATCATGGCTGCGGCTACCGAGGCGCCCCAACGTGTGGTGGTGGACTTGCCCGCGCAGAGCGAGCGCTTTTTGTCCGACTGGATCAAGGACGCGGGCATTTTGGAGATGGCCCAGGAGTGCGGGGTCAGCGTCGTGTTTTGGCACGTGCTCGATGATGGCAAGGACTCCGTGACGACGCTGGAGCGCGTGCTGTCGAGCTACGGCGCGGGCGCACGGTTCGTGGTGGTGAAAAACCATGGCCGCGGACGGAACTTTTCGATCTTCGATCAATCGGCCGTGCGCCAAAAAGCCGAAGCCGGCGGGGCGGTGATCCTGGACCTTCCCGCTTTGTACCCGCCCGTGATGCAGAAGATCGATGAGCGCGATGCCAGTTTCTGGGCGGCCGCCCACAATCCCACGTTTGCGCCCGAAACCTTCGGCCGCATGGACCGCCAGCGGCTGAAGATCTGGCTGCGGTCGGCGGGCGAACAGCTCGATCGGCTGGGCGACGCGTTTTAGGGCATCAACCCGCAGCGAGCCAGCTTGACAGCCCGGCTTCGTTGGGCTTTTCGAGGGCGCCGCGTTCGGTGACGAGCACGTCGATGGCCTCGGCAGGTGTGACGTCGAACGCGGGATTGAAGGCGGTGCATCCTGGCGGAGCGACTTGCTGCCCAGCAAAGTGTGTGAGCTCGGCGGCCGGGCGTTCTTCGATGGGAATCTCGGCTCCCCGGGCAAGGCTCGTGTCGAGGGTTGAAAGCGGCGCCACCACCATCACCTTCACGCCATGCAGGCGGGCCAGCAAGGCCAAGGGGTAGGTGCCCACCTTGTTGGCCACGTCGCCGTTGCGGCTGATGCGATCGGCCCCCACGATGAGCCAGTGCACGCGGCCTTGCCGAAACAGCGTGGCGGCGGCGCTCTCGGTGCTGAGCGTGACCGGTACACCCTCGCGCAGCAACTCCCACGCCGTGAGGCGGCTGCCCTGCATCCAGGGACGCGTTTCACCCACGAAGGCTCCCGCCACGCATCCGCGACGATGCGCCTCCCGGACCACGGCGAGGGCCGTCCCTTCGCCGCCTGTGGCG encodes the following:
- a CDS encoding transglutaminase family protein → MRIRIGYELLYSFPQPTPMILTLNVHHSRVSDLLAPDLMMTDPALTVRGYRDSFGNWCSRIVAPPGRLRITADAQINDAGIADAYVPEARQHAVEALPEETLLFLLGSRYCETDRLSEVAWQLFSSVPAGWTRVQAICDYVHDHITFGYEHASPFKTAWEVWQERKGVCRDFAHLAVALCRCMNIPARYCTGYLGDIGLPPPYAPMDFAGWFEAYLEGQWFTFDPRNNAPRIGRVLIARGRDAADVAISNTFGPNTLEGFRVWTDEVPS
- a CDS encoding DUF167 domain-containing protein, with the protein product MRAGVLRIDVQVQPRASRSGIVGLVADRLKVALTAPPVDGAANEALIELLARQLGVSRGRVCIERGQTGRKKTVAISGADEALLAALRAAVPR
- the leuS gene encoding leucine--tRNA ligase, whose product is MPYDHRTVEPRWQARWKQAALHKTTFDPARPKFYALDMFPYPSGSGLHVGHCEGYAATDILSRWKRMQGYNVLHPMGWDAFGLPAENYAIKTGIHPQVTTAQAIANFKRQIESVGFAYDWDREVNTTDPKYFKWTQWIFLQLFQQGLAYEDTRPINWCPSCKTGLANEEVTGGRCERCGSQVERKDLRQWILKITAYADRLLEDLSEVDWPESTLAMQRNWIGRSEGAEVVFKVAEGPAAQDELRVFTTRPDTLHGATYMVLAPEHRLVASLTTPAQRAAVEAYQANARHKSDLERTDLAKDKTGVFTGGYALNPVNGARTPIWIADYVLASYGTGAIMAVPAHDERDYAFAKAFGISIKQVVAPADGSAIPEDAAFTEEGVAVNSGRLDGLPTAEAKRQITAELEAKGLGKKTVNYRLRDWLFSRQRYWGEPIPLVHCEACKGPVPVPESQLPITLPEVDRYEPSGTGESPLATIEAWVNTTCPACGGPAKRETNTMPQWAGSCWYYLRYLDAHNDVEPWSKQAEQQWMNVDLYVGGAEHAVLHLLYARFWHKVLYDLGYVSTKEPFKKLRHQGTVLAYTYKDNLGRYFELGDVELRPEGAVAKATGEALEVQVEKMAKSKLNGVNPDDVVNEYGADVLRLYEMFMGEFELPKPWDPRAIEGCNRFLRRTWRLVEEWNAASAPPEDLHVRTRHKTIKRVTNDLERMQFNTAVAAMMEYVNALTAKGASREDLLTLVKLVGPFAPHLGDEAWATLGESGFLIEQSWPRYEEALTIDDVVTMAIQVNGKMRASMEVSRTMSKEDAESTALAQPNVQKHLEGLSVRKVIVVPGKIVNIVAS
- the trpS gene encoding tryptophan--tRNA ligase, with translation MSSKPRILTGDTPTGRLHLGHYVGSLENRVALQDAYDCFFIVANKHAFTTRAERPAEIRESVIEIVTDYLAAGIDPERSAVFVQSEVPAIDELTFFFSMLLPFNRVMRNPTLKDEIRDKQLGDAYPFGFPLYAVGQVADILAFRPALVPVGEDQLPHLEMTREVARKFNQVYCGVDSHTEDKDHVSAGGLFPVVEPRLGRVKRLVGTGAPGPDGRLQKMSKSLNNAIFLSDDPDAVRKKVMGMYTDPNRVRATDPGNDNPEENPLWAFHEAFNPDGAWVAEHRQMYRQGQVGDVVIKKRLVEVLNAFLAPLRERRHAYEKDPGAVLEVLRKGTERANALAEETLALAKKAMRQDFFPRSLHVGGR
- a CDS encoding MFS transporter, coding for MEGTHSAGGSGRRAVTMAVLVAALGYFVDIYDLLLFGIIRVKSLQDLGLSGAELTRVGLHLLDVQMYGMLVGGLVAGVIGDKRGRLSVLFGSIICYSLANIANGFVTDVQQYALARFVAGLGLAGELGAGITLVSELMHKETRGYGTAIVASVGILGAIVASFVGELWSWRVAYFVGGGLGLALLLLRVGVLESGMFSAAKKSDAKRGSLSLLLTGRRLGRYLSVILIGIPIWYVIALLIVLAPELGGALGMAERPSAGRAILFSYAGLVLGDLGSGVLSQVFKTRKKIVATFLLMTGASIAVYFTVGPTSLTAFYACCFLLGVATGYWAVFMTIASEQFGTNIRATVTTTAPNFVRGSVPLVTWIFRELQAPLGLVGAAATVGALTLVVAFVALMALDETYGKDLDYFES
- the mtnA gene encoding S-methyl-5-thioribose-1-phosphate isomerase, whose amino-acid sequence is MTPVACTPIVWTGTHLRLLDQRRLPHEETYLAYDDARDVAAAITDMVVRGAPAIGITAAYAVVLSARKHGQTQAMAHDLAALAASRPTAVNLFWALARMQRLLEGVAEIGASTQARLEAEASAIHAEDRAACAAMGQQGARFISPGSWVYTHCNAGALATGGEGTALAVVREAHRRGCVAGAFVGETRPWMQGSRLTAWELLREGVPVTLSTESAAATLFRQGRVHWLIVGADRISRNGDVANKVGTYPLALLARLHGVKVMVVAPLSTLDTSLARGAEIPIEERPAAELTHFAGQQVAPPGCTAFNPAFDVTPAEAIDVLVTERGALEKPNEAGLSSWLAAG